AAAACTATTAAAACAGAAAAAATAATTCAGAAGTATATTTTTATTATTGCTTTAGTCGTACTAGCTATCATAAATTTTGACCGATTAATCGGAATGGTGCACGTTCTTTGGATAGCCTTTTCAAATATTATGTTTGCAGCAGCATTTGCTTATATCGTTAACATTGTTATGGTTCGAATTGAAAAAGGGATCTCTAAAATAAAGGGTCCAATTATTCAAAAATACAAACGAGTAATGAGCTTATTTCTTTCATTAACGTTTATTGTTCTAATCATCTATACGTTGATCGCATTAGTATTTCCAGTTATTACGGAAGCAGTTAATGTTTTATTGATTAATCTTCCTACTTATTTTGTTGAAATTCAAAGTTTCCTTGTCAATATATTTAGAAACAATCAAGAAATTACGAATGTAATTGAGAGTATGGAGATAAATTGGAAAGAATTATTAGAAAACGGAATTGCCTTTTTAGGAAATGGAATCGGAAATGTATTAGGGACAACGTTCAATGTTATTACGGTTGTTTTGGGTAGTGTGTTTAATTTGTTGTTAGTCGTTATCTTTTCTATTTATATTTTATTGGATAAAGAACGTTTTATAGGAATGTATGAAAGAATTGCAAAGGTATATTTGAAACCTATACATAAATCTCGTTTGGATACGACCTTGCAATTGATTCATCAGTCATTTACGGCTTTTATAGCTGGACAAAGTGTAGAGGCAGTTATTTTAGGAGGACTGTGTGCTATTGGGATGTTCTTGTTACAATTACCATATGCCTTGATGGTAGGAACCCTTGTTGGCGTATTTAATATCGTTCCGATTGTCGGTGCATACGTAGGGGGTGCGATAGGGGTATTCATGGTTTTCACTGTAAATCCTTTATCTGCAGTAGTTTTTTTAGTTTATCTAATCGTTTTACAACAAATTGAAAGTAATTTAATTTATCCGAAAGTTGTCGGAAATTCAGTAGGACTCCCTGGAATTTATGTACTCGCTTCTGTAATGGTATTTGGATCGCTTGCTGGAGTCCTTGGAATGTTCTTAGGGATTCCGATTGTTGCTAGTCTGTATAAATTAGGCAAGCGATATTTATCGTACAAAGAAAGAATGGTCTCTAATCATGAAATGGCACCTACCGAGTAGGTTTTGTTGCCTGTTTGAACAAGTACTAATAGGAAGAGGAGGGTTCATATGACTGATAGAGCGAAGAATGACTCACTGAAAGCTTTTGCTGTTCTTATGCGTTCTTCACAATATGTACAAGAGAGCATCCAAAAAAGTGTTGCAAAATTCGGTTTGAATACGTCAGAATTTGGAGTGTTGGAACTACTCTATCATAAAGGAGAACAGCCTATCCAAAATATCGGAAAGAAAATACTACTGGCAAGTAGCAGTATGACCTATGTGATTGATCGTTTAGAACAAAAGCAATTAGTAACGAGGACAAAAGGGAAAACTGATCGAAGAGTAATGAACATAGCGATAACAGATAAAGGAAGCCAATTGATGGATGAAATCTTTCCCCTTAATCAAAAAGATATCGAAGAACTGTTCTCTGTTTTAGAGCCGGAAGAATTAAAAATGTATATTCAATTAGGGAAAAAAATTGGGTTGCATGCAAAAGGGATTAATGAGAAGTAGAAAATAAAGAGATTTCTTCATAAAAAGACAGTTACCTAATACACGGTAACTGTCTTTTTACTATTTTATCCTAATTTAGTAAATAATAG
The Jeotgalibaca sp. MA1X17-3 genome window above contains:
- a CDS encoding MarR family winged helix-turn-helix transcriptional regulator, whose product is MTDRAKNDSLKAFAVLMRSSQYVQESIQKSVAKFGLNTSEFGVLELLYHKGEQPIQNIGKKILLASSSMTYVIDRLEQKQLVTRTKGKTDRRVMNIAITDKGSQLMDEIFPLNQKDIEELFSVLEPEELKMYIQLGKKIGLHAKGINEK
- a CDS encoding AI-2E family transporter; protein product: MKTIKTEKIIQKYIFIIALVVLAIINFDRLIGMVHVLWIAFSNIMFAAAFAYIVNIVMVRIEKGISKIKGPIIQKYKRVMSLFLSLTFIVLIIYTLIALVFPVITEAVNVLLINLPTYFVEIQSFLVNIFRNNQEITNVIESMEINWKELLENGIAFLGNGIGNVLGTTFNVITVVLGSVFNLLLVVIFSIYILLDKERFIGMYERIAKVYLKPIHKSRLDTTLQLIHQSFTAFIAGQSVEAVILGGLCAIGMFLLQLPYALMVGTLVGVFNIVPIVGAYVGGAIGVFMVFTVNPLSAVVFLVYLIVLQQIESNLIYPKVVGNSVGLPGIYVLASVMVFGSLAGVLGMFLGIPIVASLYKLGKRYLSYKERMVSNHEMAPTE